In Papaver somniferum cultivar HN1 chromosome 1, ASM357369v1, whole genome shotgun sequence, a genomic segment contains:
- the LOC113290308 gene encoding phosphate transporter PHO1 homolog 8-like: MDYGEVFLISTVLATLALSIVLMNLDMEMDKHTKDFQILTELLPLMLLTFVVLIIVCPFNIAYRSNRYFLLVCLFHCVCAPFYKVLLADFFLADQLTSQVEALRSIKHYSCYYGGGGFISRDSTCKNSDLLKIFNFIIPSIPYAFRVFQCLRRLIEEKNSVEGYNALKYFSTIVGEAIRTAYRLNNSMTWFILALVSSVISAVVSTYWDIVMDWGLFQKDPKNRFLRETSCPTTKCILWSHCIEHIASICLVANYIQL; encoded by the exons ATGGACTACGGGGAAGTCTTCCTCATAAGCACAGTTCTAGCAACACTAGCGTTGTCAATCGTACTCATGAACTTAGACATGGAAATGGACAAGCATACCAAAGATTTTCAGATCCTAACTGAGTTGCTCCCTCTTATGTTGCTTACT TTTGTGGTTCTCATTATAGTTTGCCCCTTCAACATTGCATACCGCTCAAATCGATATTTCTTACTTGTGTGTTTGTTCCATTGTGTTTGTGCTCCTTTTTACAAG GTTCTCCTAGCAGATTTTTTCTTGGCAGACCAGTTAACTAGCCAG GTCGAAGCATTAAGAAGTATTAAACACTACAGCTGCTACTATGGTGGAGGAGGTTTTATATCCAGGGATAGCACTTGCAAAAATTCAGATCttcttaaaattttcaatttcatcataCCCTCAATACCATATGCATTCCGTGTATTTCAG TGTCTTCGACGTTTAATTGAGGAGAAAAACTCAGTGGAAGGATATAACGCATTAAAGTACTTCTCAACCATAGTTGGTGAAGCCATTAGAACAGCTTATAGACTGAATAACTCAATGACATGGTTCATACTCGCATTGGTCAGTTCAGTAATTTCGGCTGTTGTCAGCACTTACTGGGATATAGTTATGGACTGGGGACTCTTCCAGAAGGACCCTAAGAACCGTTTTTTGCGAGAAACTTCTTGTCCCACAACAAAGTGTATACTTTGGAGCCATT GTATTGAACATATTGCTTCGATTTGCCTGGTTGCAAACTATATTCAACTTTAA
- the LOC113290335 gene encoding annexin D5-like isoform X1, with amino-acid sequence MSTLVPPPPMLFNPRDDAMQLYRAFKGFGCDTPTVTNILSHRDATQRALIQQEYRNLKGEELTKRLSSELKGDTKNAVLLWLYDPAGRDATIVKQAFLGNTVDLQCLTEVICSRTPSQIQTFKHIYYSRYYVQLEQDIQRNTTGDHKKLLLAYVSVPRYEGPEVDRLSAEQDAQALYKAGEKKIGTDEKTFIQILSGRSRAHLAAVSHAYRSMYGKSLVKAIKSETSGKFLFGLLTIVRCAENPGKFFAKELYKSMKGLGTNEATLTRIVVTRTEIDMYYIKAEYHKKYKKSLADAIHSETSGNYRTFLLSLVGS; translated from the exons ATGTCGACGCTAGTACCTCCTCCTCCGATGTTATTCAACCCTCGTGATGATGCAATGCAACTCTACCGTGCTTTCAAAG GATTTGGTTGTGACACTCCAACAGTTACTAATATCCTTTCTCATCGTGACGCTACCCAGCGTGCTTTAATCCAGCAAGAGTACAGGAATTTGAAAGGTGAAGAGCTCACAAAGCGTTTGTCTTCCGAACTCAAAGGTGACACCAAG AATGCTGTTCTGCTCTGGTTATATGATCCAGCAGGGCGAGATGCAACAATAGTAAAGCAGGCATTTCTTGGAAACACTGTCGATCTTCAATGTTTAACTGAAGTAATATGTTCTCGTACCCCATCCCAGATACAAACATTTAAGCATATATACTACTCAAGATATTATGTTCAGCTCGAGCAGGATATCCAAAGGAACACAACAGGGGATCATAAAAAG TTGCTGCTTGCGTATGTAAGTGTACCAAGATATGAAGGACCAGAAGTTGATCGATTGTCAGCAGAACAGGATGCCCAAGCTTTATACAAAGCTGGAGAGAAGAAAATAGGGACTGACGAGAAGACTTTCATCCAAATTCTTAGCGGACGCAGTCGGGCACATTTGGCTGCTGTTAGTCATGCTTATCGCAGTATGTATGGAAAGTCACTCGTAAAG GCAATAAAGAGTGAAACATCTGGAAAATTCTTGTTTGGTCTTTTGACAATTGTAAGATGTGCAGAAAACCCCGGCAAGTTCTTTGCTAAG GAGTTGTATAAATCAATGAAAGGCTTGGGAACAAATGAGGCAACACTGACAAGGATAGTTGTGACAAGAACTGAAATTGATATGTATTACATAAAGGCCGAATACCATAAGAAATACAAGAAGTCTTTGGCGGATGCTATTCATTCAGAGACATCAGGTAACTACAGGACCTTCCTTCTTAGTCTTGTGGGATCCTAG
- the LOC113290335 gene encoding annexin D5-like isoform X3, producing the protein MSTLVPPPPMLFNPRDDAMQLYRAFKGFGCDTPTVTNILSHRDATQRALIQQEYRNLKGEELTKRLSSELKGDTKIQTFKHIYYSRYYVQLEQDIQRNTTGDHKKLLLAYVSVPRYEGPEVDRLSAEQDAQALYKAGEKKIGTDEKTFIQILSGRSRAHLAAVSHAYRSMYGKSLVKAIKSETSGKFLFGLLTIVRCAENPGKFFAKELYKSMKGLGTNEATLTRIVVTRTEIDMYYIKAEYHKKYKKSLADAIHSETSGNYRTFLLSLVGS; encoded by the exons ATGTCGACGCTAGTACCTCCTCCTCCGATGTTATTCAACCCTCGTGATGATGCAATGCAACTCTACCGTGCTTTCAAAG GATTTGGTTGTGACACTCCAACAGTTACTAATATCCTTTCTCATCGTGACGCTACCCAGCGTGCTTTAATCCAGCAAGAGTACAGGAATTTGAAAGGTGAAGAGCTCACAAAGCGTTTGTCTTCCGAACTCAAAGGTGACACCAAG ATACAAACATTTAAGCATATATACTACTCAAGATATTATGTTCAGCTCGAGCAGGATATCCAAAGGAACACAACAGGGGATCATAAAAAG TTGCTGCTTGCGTATGTAAGTGTACCAAGATATGAAGGACCAGAAGTTGATCGATTGTCAGCAGAACAGGATGCCCAAGCTTTATACAAAGCTGGAGAGAAGAAAATAGGGACTGACGAGAAGACTTTCATCCAAATTCTTAGCGGACGCAGTCGGGCACATTTGGCTGCTGTTAGTCATGCTTATCGCAGTATGTATGGAAAGTCACTCGTAAAG GCAATAAAGAGTGAAACATCTGGAAAATTCTTGTTTGGTCTTTTGACAATTGTAAGATGTGCAGAAAACCCCGGCAAGTTCTTTGCTAAG GAGTTGTATAAATCAATGAAAGGCTTGGGAACAAATGAGGCAACACTGACAAGGATAGTTGTGACAAGAACTGAAATTGATATGTATTACATAAAGGCCGAATACCATAAGAAATACAAGAAGTCTTTGGCGGATGCTATTCATTCAGAGACATCAGGTAACTACAGGACCTTCCTTCTTAGTCTTGTGGGATCCTAG
- the LOC113290335 gene encoding annexin D5-like isoform X2 translates to MMQCNSTVLSKRALIQQEYRNLKGEELTKRLSSELKGDTKNAVLLWLYDPAGRDATIVKQAFLGNTVDLQCLTEVICSRTPSQIQTFKHIYYSRYYVQLEQDIQRNTTGDHKKLLLAYVSVPRYEGPEVDRLSAEQDAQALYKAGEKKIGTDEKTFIQILSGRSRAHLAAVSHAYRSMYGKSLVKAIKSETSGKFLFGLLTIVRCAENPGKFFAKELYKSMKGLGTNEATLTRIVVTRTEIDMYYIKAEYHKKYKKSLADAIHSETSGNYRTFLLSLVGS, encoded by the exons ATGATGCAATGCAACTCTACCGTGCTTTCAAAG CGTGCTTTAATCCAGCAAGAGTACAGGAATTTGAAAGGTGAAGAGCTCACAAAGCGTTTGTCTTCCGAACTCAAAGGTGACACCAAG AATGCTGTTCTGCTCTGGTTATATGATCCAGCAGGGCGAGATGCAACAATAGTAAAGCAGGCATTTCTTGGAAACACTGTCGATCTTCAATGTTTAACTGAAGTAATATGTTCTCGTACCCCATCCCAGATACAAACATTTAAGCATATATACTACTCAAGATATTATGTTCAGCTCGAGCAGGATATCCAAAGGAACACAACAGGGGATCATAAAAAG TTGCTGCTTGCGTATGTAAGTGTACCAAGATATGAAGGACCAGAAGTTGATCGATTGTCAGCAGAACAGGATGCCCAAGCTTTATACAAAGCTGGAGAGAAGAAAATAGGGACTGACGAGAAGACTTTCATCCAAATTCTTAGCGGACGCAGTCGGGCACATTTGGCTGCTGTTAGTCATGCTTATCGCAGTATGTATGGAAAGTCACTCGTAAAG GCAATAAAGAGTGAAACATCTGGAAAATTCTTGTTTGGTCTTTTGACAATTGTAAGATGTGCAGAAAACCCCGGCAAGTTCTTTGCTAAG GAGTTGTATAAATCAATGAAAGGCTTGGGAACAAATGAGGCAACACTGACAAGGATAGTTGTGACAAGAACTGAAATTGATATGTATTACATAAAGGCCGAATACCATAAGAAATACAAGAAGTCTTTGGCGGATGCTATTCATTCAGAGACATCAGGTAACTACAGGACCTTCCTTCTTAGTCTTGTGGGATCCTAG